Within Phragmitibacter flavus, the genomic segment TCGACTTGCGTCGACAAGGTCCGATGATCCCTCTCCCCATACAATCTCTGCTTCATTTCGAGCGCCTCACGCATCTGCTGCTCCGCCTCCTTCGGCTTGCCAAATTCATGCAGATGAAGCGCCCCAAAATGCAATGCCTCCGCCAGCGATGGACGATCTGACATCCCAAACGAACGCTCCAGTTCCAATGCCGCCGCCGACTGCTCGTGAGCCTGATCATAATAACCCAAATCCAGATAAGCTTGCGAAATGACCGCCCGCAATTCCGCCTCCACACGCGGCTGATTTTTTAAATCCTGCCCCACCCTCTTCGCCGTCTGGTCCAGGATCTCCAGCATCATGGTCGAATCCCGCCCCAGCGACTTCGAAGCCCTCGCATGCCCCAGCGTGTCCTTCAAAAACTGCGTCACCTGACGGCTTCGCTCCAGCTCCTGCTGAGCCCGAAGATACATCAACGTCGATGCCGTCACCCCCGCCAACAACGCCAGCACCACGACTGCCGTCGCCACCGTTGCCACCCGATTCCGACGCGCAAAACGTCGCATCAGATACCAGGCCGTCGGCGGCCTCGCCGTCACCGGACGATGCTCAAGAAACGCCAGCAAATCTGCCGCCAGCGCATCCGCCGAGTCATAACGCCGCTCCCGATCCTGTTCCAACGCCTTCACCACAATCCAGTCCAGATCACTCCGCACCTGACCAATCAACCGCGCCGCTTCCGTCTGCCGCGCCGTCGCGATTTTCTTCAGCTCTTCGCGATGCAATGACCTTAACACCGTCGACGGCCGTTTCACATCGCGCGATTTCGCGTCCTTCCGTTCCCACGGCACCTGACCCGTCACCAGTTCATACAACACCACTCCCAAGCTGTAGATGTCCGTTCGAGTATCAATGTCCACCCCCAGCCCTCCCTCCGATTGTTCTGGACTCATGTAAGCCGGTGTGCCCATCAACCGGTCCGCCCGCGTCACCAGCGTCTGCTCTATCAAGCGCCCGCCCGCCGTCGCTTTCGCAATACCGAAATCAATCACCTTCGGCACCACTTCGTTGCCCATCTCTGCCACCAGAATGTTTGACGGCTTCAAATCCCGATGAATCACCCCCTTTTGATGCGCATGTTGCACCGCATGACACACCTCAATGAACAACTCCAGCCGCTCGCTCAATGACAAAGTCCGCGCATCGCAATGCCGTGTCACCGGCTCACCACGCACCAGTTCCATCACAAAATACGGACGCCCCGATGGCGTCGCCCCCGCATCGAAAACCTTCGCGATCCCCGGATGATCCATCACCGCCAATGCCTGCCTTTCCAACTCAAACCGCGCCGTCACTTCACGAGTGTCCATGCCCAGCTTGATGATCTTGAGCGCCACCTCCCGCCGCACCGGTTGCGATTGCTCCGCCAGCCACACCGCACCAAACCCCCCTTGTCCCAAACACCTCACCAGCTTGTAGTGGCCAATCACCAACCCCGGCTGCTCGCCCATCGACTCGCCCAAATCCAACTCCTGCAAAGCTCCACCAACGAAGTATTCCAGTGAGTCCGACATCGGCGCAGAAGGTAGAATGTTTTTGCTCGATGACAAGGCGAATCCCGGTCACCATGATTCTCCATTGAATCCTCCTTGCCTGACGGTGTAGCCTGTCCCCATGCGAAGACTTCTCTGGCTGCTCCTCTTTTGCCTGCCCATGTTGGCCCAGGCCGAATCACCCCAGCCGTTTGACCGCCTCACCTTTCATCAAGGTCCCCAACCTCTCGCAAAAGATGCCGTCACCACCGACTGGCCACGCTTCCTCGGCCCCGACGACAACGCCATTTCCACCGAAAAGCCACTCCTTAAAACCTGGCCGGAAAGCGGTCCCGCCCTGGTATGGGAAGTCACCAAAGGCGACGGCTACGCCTCCCCCACCATCGTCGGCGACTACCTCATCCTCTTCCACGCCATCGACAATCACGAAACCATCGACTGCCTCCATCGCGAAACCGGCCAACGCTTCTGGACCTTCAACTACCCCGCCGAATACCGCGACCGATACGGTTATGCCAGCGGCCCACGCGGCAGCGCCGTCATCAGCGATGGAAAAGTCATCACCCTCGGCGTCACCAGCCAGCTCACCTGCCTCGACCTCAAAACCGGCAAGCTTCTCTGGCAACGCGACCTCCGCGCCGACTACCAGGTCCCCCAGGACTTTTTCGGCCACGGCAGCAGCGCCCTCATCCTCGACCAAAAAATCATTGTCAATGTCGGCGGCAAATCCCCCCAGGTCTCCGTCGCTGCCTTCGAACTCAACACCGGCAAAGAGATCTGGACCGTCCTCGACGAATGGGGCGCCAGCTACGCCTCCCCCATCCCCGCCATGATCCACGGTCAGCAAAAAATCCTCGTCTTTGCTGGTGGCGAAAGCAAACCCGCCACCGGCGGCCTGCTTTGCATCGACCCCAAAGACGGCACCCTCCACGACCGCTTCCCCTGGCGCGCCGACGACTACATCTCCGTCAACGCCACCTCCCCACTCGTCATCCCCGCAAAAAACCGCGCCTTCATCACCACCTGTTATCCCAAACGCACCCCACTCGGCGGAATCATGCTCGAATTCGACCACAACTTCAAAACCAAAGAAGTCTGGCGAAG encodes:
- a CDS encoding serine/threonine-protein kinase, yielding MSDSLEYFVGGALQELDLGESMGEQPGLVIGHYKLVRCLGQGGFGAVWLAEQSQPVRREVALKIIKLGMDTREVTARFELERQALAVMDHPGIAKVFDAGATPSGRPYFVMELVRGEPVTRHCDARTLSLSERLELFIEVCHAVQHAHQKGVIHRDLKPSNILVAEMGNEVVPKVIDFGIAKATAGGRLIEQTLVTRADRLMGTPAYMSPEQSEGGLGVDIDTRTDIYSLGVVLYELVTGQVPWERKDAKSRDVKRPSTVLRSLHREELKKIATARQTEAARLIGQVRSDLDWIVVKALEQDRERRYDSADALAADLLAFLEHRPVTARPPTAWYLMRRFARRNRVATVATAVVVLALLAGVTASTLMYLRAQQELERSRQVTQFLKDTLGHARASKSLGRDSTMMLEILDQTAKRVGQDLKNQPRVEAELRAVISQAYLDLGYYDQAHEQSAAALELERSFGMSDRPSLAEALHFGALHLHEFGKPKEAEQQMREALEMKQRLYGERDHRTLSTQVELGWILMRWGRAREAEPEARMAFEQWRKYPDDPLLHLSPNLMAAILHHLKRHEESLEVVKEHLAALRKLYGNEHPTVANCLGNLGMQYCRMERFDEAAAPFEEAMRQEAKFFKAERRPNLWYLLRGMQRVEGGRKNWEAQMRYAREAFDEVKKFHPAGHQHYQWTAEDLGKVLLEHAERAVVDDPQLCLVYVDELLRAEDFAGVVKGASGWVDCVRAEAMAVVHADRREEAQEIFARGIAALRAKSKSKPADVDKRRLIKAEAMNLAKVLTVPKT
- a CDS encoding PQQ-binding-like beta-propeller repeat protein; protein product: MRRLLWLLLFCLPMLAQAESPQPFDRLTFHQGPQPLAKDAVTTDWPRFLGPDDNAISTEKPLLKTWPESGPALVWEVTKGDGYASPTIVGDYLILFHAIDNHETIDCLHRETGQRFWTFNYPAEYRDRYGYASGPRGSAVISDGKVITLGVTSQLTCLDLKTGKLLWQRDLRADYQVPQDFFGHGSSALILDQKIIVNVGGKSPQVSVAAFELNTGKEIWTVLDEWGASYASPIPAMIHGQQKILVFAGGESKPATGGLLCIDPKDGTLHDRFPWRADDYISVNATSPLVIPAKNRAFITTCYPKRTPLGGIMLEFDHNFKTKEVWRSSKFGIHWMNPIYLDGYLYGIDGELDRTSTLVCVNADTGEEKWRESITWQDAKMGGKLGIQRASLMHIDGKFLCLGELGTLLRLDLTPAGCKIEQQAQLFYAPHTWCLPALSHGLLYVMQNYDEQVGPKTGQRLLCYDLRGP